In bacterium 336/3, the following proteins share a genomic window:
- a CDS encoding oxidoreductase, which yields MKGEYHISELYIYPIKSFAGIEIQEAEITDRGFQYDRRWMLIDNNGRFLSQREYVELCFFQPVIKSNGLEVYHKKYPSQKIFIPFEYNSENQDVVIWDDTCQANTVSENINTFFSDLLKQEVKLVYMADNSHRLIDTKYAKEGELTSFSDGYPFLLIGQSSLNDLNKKTSESIPMNRFRPNIVFTGGEAFIEDTWKDFSITNILFTCAKPCARCVVTTINQETGEKGKEPLVTLNQYRKQNNKILFGQNIIHHGLGKIKLGDQLIVQ from the coding sequence ATGAAAGGAGAATACCATATTAGTGAATTATATATTTATCCTATCAAATCTTTTGCAGGAATTGAAATCCAAGAGGCTGAAATTACAGATAGAGGATTTCAATATGATAGAAGATGGATGCTCATAGATAACAATGGGCGATTTTTGAGCCAAAGAGAATATGTAGAACTTTGTTTTTTTCAACCTGTTATAAAGTCAAATGGTTTGGAAGTGTATCATAAAAAATATCCTTCTCAAAAGATTTTTATACCTTTTGAATATAACTCTGAAAATCAGGATGTAGTAATTTGGGATGATACCTGTCAGGCAAATACAGTTTCAGAAAATATCAATACCTTTTTCTCTGATTTGCTCAAACAAGAAGTGAAACTAGTATATATGGCTGATAACTCTCATAGACTGATAGATACCAAATATGCTAAAGAAGGTGAATTAACGAGCTTTTCAGATGGATACCCATTTTTATTGATTGGGCAGAGTTCATTGAATGATTTGAATAAGAAAACAAGTGAATCTATTCCTATGAATCGTTTCAGACCTAACATAGTATTTACTGGAGGAGAAGCTTTTATCGAAGATACTTGGAAAGACTTTTCAATTACTAATATTCTTTTTACTTGTGCAAAACCTTGTGCAAGATGTGTTGTTACCACTATCAATCAAGAAACAGGTGAAAAAGGTAAAGAGCCTTTAGTAACTCTAAATCAATACAGAAAACAAAATAATAAAATACTTTTTGGGCAGAATATCATCCATCATGGATTGGGTAAAATTAAATTAGGGGATCAATTAATAGTTCAATAA
- a CDS encoding MFS transporter, which produces MQSLSTSQPSSKKIWITVMVAALGYFVDIYDLLLFSIIRIDSLKSLGYTSDKDIENYGHLLINTQMIGLLLGGLLWGTLGDKKGRLSVLFGSIITYSLANIANGFVQNIEQYVVLRFIAGIGLAGELGAGITLVNEIMSKEKRGYGVTIVASVGLLGAVFASVLSQEFGWRPAYWIGGGMGVALLLLRVGVAESGLFGKAKQEGVKLGNFSMILTNSKRLKTYLCSILCTIPVWYVIGLLVTFCKEFGQALQMPEIPKPAVAILFAYAGLSVGDMASGIISQWTRSRKKVQYGFISLGAIMSIIYLTSSHLSLEVFYGLCFVLGMFSGYWVISITSVSEHFGTNLRATVTTTVPNFVRGSFVLVDICYNLLKEPLGKIESAMWVGAVVFILAIWAVTQLEETFGKDLNFQES; this is translated from the coding sequence ATGCAATCATTATCAACATCACAACCTTCTTCTAAGAAAATCTGGATTACTGTTATGGTAGCTGCTTTAGGCTACTTTGTAGATATTTATGATTTGTTATTATTTAGTATTATCCGAATAGATAGTTTAAAAAGTTTAGGTTATACTTCTGACAAAGACATAGAAAACTATGGACATTTACTCATTAATACCCAAATGATAGGGCTTTTATTGGGTGGACTTTTGTGGGGAACATTGGGTGATAAAAAAGGGCGTTTGTCAGTTTTATTTGGCTCTATCATTACTTATTCATTAGCCAATATTGCCAATGGCTTTGTTCAAAATATTGAACAGTATGTTGTCTTGAGATTTATAGCTGGAATAGGTTTAGCAGGAGAATTGGGAGCTGGTATTACACTTGTCAATGAAATTATGAGTAAAGAAAAACGTGGTTATGGTGTAACCATTGTTGCTTCTGTGGGGCTTTTGGGAGCTGTTTTTGCATCTGTATTGAGTCAAGAATTTGGATGGAGGCCAGCTTATTGGATAGGAGGAGGAATGGGAGTAGCTCTGCTACTGCTTCGTGTGGGAGTAGCAGAATCAGGATTGTTTGGAAAGGCTAAACAAGAAGGTGTAAAACTTGGTAATTTTTCAATGATTCTTACAAATTCCAAACGCTTAAAAACCTATTTATGCTCTATATTATGTACAATTCCTGTCTGGTATGTGATAGGGCTCTTGGTTACATTTTGTAAAGAGTTTGGACAGGCTCTCCAAATGCCTGAAATTCCTAAACCTGCTGTTGCTATTTTGTTTGCTTATGCAGGTTTGAGTGTAGGAGATATGGCAAGTGGTATTATTAGCCAATGGACACGCTCACGTAAAAAAGTACAATATGGTTTTATTTCTTTGGGAGCTATAATGAGTATAATTTATTTAACAAGCTCTCATTTAAGTTTAGAAGTATTTTATGGATTGTGTTTTGTCTTAGGAATGTTTTCAGGTTATTGGGTAATTTCTATTACCTCTGTTTCTGAGCATTTTGGTACAAATTTAAGAGCTACTGTTACTACAACAGTACCTAATTTTGTAAGAGGCTCATTTGTACTCGTAGATATTTGTTATAATCTATTAAAAGAACCTTTAGGGAAAATTGAAAGTGCGATGTGGGTAGGAGCAGTTGTATTTATATTGGCTATATGGGCTGTAACACAACTAGAAGAAACTTTTGGAAAAGATTTAAACTTTCAAGAATCATAA
- a CDS encoding malate:quinone oxidoreductase (malate dehydrogenase; catalyzes the oxidation of malate to oxaloacetate) has translation MSNIFDPRYHTTARPDVVLVGAGIMSATLGILLKELDPSLTIEIYERLDVVAGESSDAWNNAGTGHAGFCELNYTPQNEDGSVNVKKAFKIAEQFEISKQLWAYMLKKQYISNPKSFMNQIPHISAVFGEKDIDFLKKRYELLKNSSLFEGMIYSENKEELKKWMPLMFEGRKEEDLIAATKIDIGVDVDFGALTRAIMKYLCEQEGVTLFLNHDVKDIDKVEEEEGIWQMKIKNLTTGEKRYIDTKFVFIGAGGGALPLLQKTDIDEAEGFGGFPVSGQWLVCKKKEIIERHHAKVYGKAEIGAPPMSVPHLDTRMINGEKALLFGPYAGFSTKFLKKGSYMDLVGSLEFDNLIPMIAAGIQNIPLTKYLIGQVTQSPEERLVSLKKFMPEANIEDWELREAGQRVQVIKRDKEEIGVLEFGTEVVHSKDGTVAALLGASPGASTCVSIMLELLEKCFPTKIQSHEWQTKLKEMIPSYKESLIENGELCKKIREDNHKWLEISSQ, from the coding sequence ATGTCCAATATTTTTGACCCACGTTATCACACCACAGCCCGTCCAGATGTAGTTTTGGTGGGGGCTGGTATTATGAGTGCTACTCTTGGAATTCTCTTGAAAGAATTAGATCCATCTTTAACCATAGAAATTTATGAAAGATTGGATGTGGTGGCAGGAGAAAGTTCTGATGCATGGAACAATGCAGGAACAGGACATGCAGGCTTTTGTGAATTAAACTATACACCTCAAAATGAGGACGGTTCTGTAAATGTCAAAAAAGCATTTAAAATTGCTGAACAATTTGAAATATCGAAGCAACTTTGGGCTTATATGCTCAAAAAGCAATATATTTCTAATCCTAAAAGCTTTATGAATCAAATACCACATATCAGTGCTGTATTTGGAGAAAAAGATATTGATTTTCTAAAAAAACGCTATGAACTTCTAAAAAACAGCTCTTTGTTTGAAGGAATGATTTATTCGGAAAACAAAGAAGAACTAAAAAAATGGATGCCTTTGATGTTTGAGGGTAGAAAAGAAGAAGATTTGATAGCTGCTACGAAAATTGATATAGGTGTAGATGTAGATTTTGGAGCATTGACAAGAGCTATTATGAAATATCTATGTGAACAAGAGGGAGTTACATTGTTTTTGAATCATGATGTAAAAGATATTGATAAAGTAGAAGAGGAGGAAGGAATTTGGCAAATGAAAATCAAAAATTTAACAACAGGAGAAAAAAGATATATTGACACAAAATTTGTGTTTATTGGTGCAGGAGGAGGAGCTTTACCACTTTTACAAAAAACAGATATTGATGAAGCAGAAGGTTTTGGAGGTTTCCCTGTAAGCGGGCAATGGTTAGTTTGTAAAAAGAAAGAAATTATAGAACGCCACCATGCCAAAGTTTATGGAAAAGCAGAAATAGGAGCTCCACCAATGTCTGTGCCTCACTTAGATACTCGAATGATTAATGGAGAAAAAGCTCTTCTTTTTGGTCCTTATGCTGGATTTTCTACTAAATTCTTGAAAAAAGGTTCTTATATGGATTTAGTAGGCTCTCTGGAGTTTGATAATCTTATTCCTATGATAGCAGCAGGCATACAAAATATCCCCCTTACAAAATATCTGATTGGACAAGTTACCCAAAGTCCTGAGGAAAGATTAGTTTCTTTGAAAAAATTTATGCCTGAAGCAAATATTGAAGATTGGGAACTTAGAGAAGCAGGACAAAGAGTTCAAGTTATTAAGAGAGATAAGGAAGAAATAGGCGTTTTAGAGTTTGGAACGGAGGTAGTTCACTCTAAAGATGGAACGGTAGCTGCATTGCTTGGAGCTTCGCCAGGGGCTTCTACTTGTGTTTCTATTATGTTAGAATTATTAGAAAAATGCTTCCCAACAAAAATACAAAGTCATGAGTGGCAAACCAAATTAAAAGAGATGATACCGAGTTACAAAGAATCATTGATAGAAAATGGAGAACTATGTAAAAAAATAAGAGAAGATAACCATAAATGGCTAGAGATAAGTAGTCAATAG
- a CDS encoding dTDP-glucose 4,6-dehydratase — translation MEKILITGGAGFIGSHVIRLFVNKYPNYQIFNLDNLTYAGNLANLTDIEKAPNYVFVKGDITDANFLNQLFAEHDFKGVIHLAAESHVDRSILNPLEFVMTNVIGTVNLLNSAKNAWKNDLENHLFYHVSTDEVYGSLHNPEEFFLESTPYDPQSPYSASKASSDHFVRAYYNTYKLRVVVSNCSNNYGPNQFPEKLIPLFIHNIQKNKPLPVYGKGENVRDWLYVIDHARAIDMVFHGGRNGETYNIGGFNEWKNLDLVLLLCKIMDKKLGRAEGESAKLITYVTDRAGHDLRYAIDASKIMNELGWKPSLQFEEGLEKTIDWYLANTAWLDNVTSGDYQKYYDTQYAQR, via the coding sequence ATGGAGAAAATATTGATTACTGGTGGTGCAGGCTTTATAGGCTCTCATGTTATTCGTTTATTTGTGAATAAATATCCTAATTATCAAATTTTTAATTTGGATAATCTTACCTATGCTGGCAACCTTGCAAACCTAACAGACATAGAAAAAGCTCCTAATTACGTTTTTGTAAAAGGCGATATTACAGATGCAAATTTCTTAAATCAGCTTTTTGCTGAACATGATTTTAAAGGAGTTATCCATTTAGCTGCTGAATCTCATGTAGATAGGTCTATTTTAAACCCTTTGGAGTTTGTAATGACCAATGTCATTGGAACCGTTAATTTACTTAACTCTGCTAAAAATGCGTGGAAGAATGATTTAGAAAATCATTTATTTTATCATGTTTCTACAGATGAAGTATATGGCTCTCTACACAACCCTGAAGAGTTTTTCTTAGAAAGTACACCTTATGACCCTCAGTCGCCTTACTCAGCCTCCAAAGCAAGCTCAGATCATTTTGTAAGAGCATATTACAATACCTACAAATTACGTGTAGTGGTTTCCAATTGTTCTAATAATTATGGACCCAATCAATTTCCCGAAAAATTGATTCCTTTGTTTATCCATAACATTCAAAAAAATAAGCCTTTACCTGTTTATGGGAAAGGAGAAAATGTAAGAGATTGGTTGTATGTAATAGACCATGCCAGAGCTATTGATATGGTTTTTCATGGGGGGAGAAATGGAGAAACTTACAACATTGGAGGTTTTAATGAGTGGAAAAATTTGGATTTAGTATTATTGTTATGCAAAATTATGGATAAGAAATTAGGCAGAGCTGAAGGAGAATCTGCAAAATTAATTACTTATGTAACAGATAGAGCAGGACACGACTTACGTTATGCTATTGATGCCTCTAAAATTATGAATGAATTAGGTTGGAAACCAAGTTTGCAATTTGAGGAAGGTTTAGAAAAAACAATTGATTGGTATTTGGCAAATACAGCTTGGCTCGATAATGTCACTTCTGGTGATTACCAGAAATATTATGATACTCAGTATGCTCAAAGATAA
- a CDS encoding AAA family ATPase gives MKNNLDIQTVKQRFGIIGNSPLLNQALERAIQVAATDINVLITGESGVGKESFSKVIHQLSARKHNNFTAVNCGAIPEGTIDSELFGHEKGSFTGAIEARKGFFEVNNGGTIFLDEIGEMPLSTQARLLRVLENGEFIKVGSSKVQKTDVRIVAATNVNLEEAIRKVKFREDLYYRLSTVPIYVPSLRERGQDMLLLFRKFATDFAEKYKTKPIELTDEAKNIILDYRFPGNIRQLKNLIYDMAITSNNLIISKEVLQKYLPKATQNNLPVLLEHHQEGTNQNFSDRELLYKVLFDMRKDVTELKKLVFQLLTSNVAGADVLQQHQDLFQDIQTMKPTIVDNNRQTAIVPINDNIIQIPNEHETIEDISHETEEESLSLERKEKEMIVKALKQHNGKRKYAAEDLGISERTLYRKIKRYNLESV, from the coding sequence ATGAAAAACAACTTAGATATACAAACTGTCAAGCAAAGATTTGGCATCATTGGTAACTCTCCTCTTCTTAACCAAGCTCTTGAAAGAGCTATCCAAGTAGCTGCTACAGATATCAATGTTTTGATTACAGGAGAGAGTGGTGTTGGGAAAGAATCTTTTTCTAAAGTAATACATCAGCTTAGTGCTCGAAAACATAATAATTTTACAGCTGTAAATTGTGGTGCTATTCCTGAAGGAACAATAGACTCTGAACTTTTTGGACATGAAAAAGGCTCATTTACAGGAGCTATCGAAGCAAGAAAAGGTTTTTTTGAAGTCAATAATGGTGGTACTATTTTTTTAGATGAGATTGGAGAAATGCCCTTAAGTACACAAGCAAGACTTTTAAGAGTACTTGAAAATGGGGAGTTTATAAAAGTAGGATCATCCAAAGTTCAAAAAACAGATGTCAGGATTGTAGCTGCTACCAATGTAAATTTAGAAGAGGCTATCCGAAAAGTGAAATTTAGAGAAGATTTATATTATAGATTGAGTACTGTTCCTATTTATGTACCAAGTTTACGAGAGAGAGGTCAAGATATGTTGCTCTTATTCAGGAAGTTTGCAACCGATTTTGCTGAAAAATATAAAACTAAACCCATAGAACTTACAGATGAAGCCAAAAATATAATTTTAGATTACAGATTCCCTGGAAATATTCGTCAGTTAAAAAATCTGATTTATGACATGGCTATTACATCTAATAATCTTATCATTTCTAAAGAAGTTTTGCAAAAATATTTACCTAAAGCTACTCAAAACAATTTACCTGTATTGTTAGAGCATCATCAAGAAGGAACTAACCAGAATTTTTCTGATCGAGAACTTTTATACAAAGTACTTTTTGATATGAGAAAAGATGTAACAGAGCTAAAAAAGCTTGTTTTTCAACTGCTTACATCTAATGTAGCTGGAGCAGATGTATTACAACAACATCAAGATTTGTTTCAAGATATACAGACGATGAAACCTACAATTGTAGATAATAATAGACAAACTGCTATTGTACCTATCAACGATAATATCATTCAAATACCGAATGAACATGAAACAATAGAGGATATTAGTCACGAAACAGAAGAAGAATCTTTATCTTTAGAAAGAAAAGAAAAAGAAATGATTGTAAAGGCTCTCAAACAACATAATGGTAAACGCAAATATGCTGCTGAAGATTTGGGTATTTCTGAACGAACTTTATACAGAAAAATTAAACGCTATAATCTAGAATCTGTATAA
- a CDS encoding transcription accessory protein produces the protein MSERYFIKIAAELSIGIKQVEATSQLLKEGGTVPFISRYRKELTGSLDEVQVAAVRDRLEQLEELDKRRDSILKSIKEQGKLTDELEQKILNAETMSVLEDIYLPYKPKKRTKATIAKEKGLEPLAILILEQNDINLEAEAQNFVDAEKQVNSVAEALEGARHIIAEYINENQEARAKMRDLFLKKALIVSKVIPDKEKTEEAQKFKDYFEWSESIATVPSHRLLAMRRGEKELFLTLDIAPEEQDAIDILENEFIKSRNECGQQIKLSIADCYKRLLRPSMETEIRLLSKKKADEEAINVFASNIRELLMSSPLGEKTILALDPGFRTGCKLVVLDKNGKLLHNEAIYPNEPQREFAKSASVVKKLCAEYQVEAIAIGNGTASRETEAFARSLEIPDTHIIVVNESGASIYSASDVAREEFPDKDITVRGAVSIGRRLQDPLAELVKIDPKSIGVGQYQHDVDQNALKKSLDDVVVSSVNRVGVELNTASKQLLTYVSGLGESLAQNIINYRNEKGAFKTRDELKKVPRLGDKAFEQCAGFLRIREAQNPLDSSAVHPEAYAIVEQMAKDLNCTVKDLMQKDDLRKQIDPKKYVTDKFGLPTLQDIIQELAKPGRDPRAQFEIFEFAEGVHEISDLRTGMKLPGIITNVTKFGAFVDIGVHQDGLVHISEVADKYVSDPSEVVKVGQKVQVTVLEIDTDRRRIALSLRGEAKPEMKKSEKKDLKDRKSQGKEESYEDKLAALKAKFG, from the coding sequence ATGTCAGAACGTTATTTCATAAAAATTGCTGCCGAACTTTCCATTGGCATCAAACAGGTAGAAGCAACATCTCAATTATTAAAAGAAGGAGGAACTGTTCCCTTTATTTCTCGTTATCGTAAAGAATTAACTGGCAGTTTAGATGAAGTACAAGTAGCAGCTGTTCGTGATAGATTAGAACAATTGGAAGAATTAGACAAACGCAGAGATAGTATTTTAAAATCCATCAAAGAACAAGGTAAACTTACTGATGAATTGGAGCAGAAAATTCTGAATGCTGAGACTATGAGTGTTTTGGAAGATATTTATCTGCCTTACAAACCTAAAAAACGTACAAAAGCAACTATTGCTAAAGAAAAAGGCTTAGAACCCTTAGCAATACTTATTTTAGAACAAAATGATATAAATTTAGAAGCAGAAGCTCAAAATTTTGTAGATGCGGAAAAACAAGTAAATAGTGTAGCTGAGGCCTTAGAAGGAGCAAGACATATCATTGCTGAATACATAAATGAAAATCAAGAGGCAAGAGCTAAAATGAGAGATTTATTCTTGAAAAAAGCTCTCATTGTTTCAAAGGTTATTCCTGACAAGGAGAAAACAGAAGAAGCTCAAAAGTTCAAAGATTATTTTGAATGGTCTGAATCTATTGCAACTGTTCCTTCCCACAGATTGCTTGCTATGCGTAGAGGTGAAAAAGAATTGTTTTTAACTTTAGACATTGCTCCTGAAGAACAAGATGCCATTGATATACTTGAAAATGAATTTATAAAAAGCCGTAATGAATGTGGTCAGCAGATTAAACTTTCCATTGCAGATTGCTACAAACGCCTTTTGAGACCTTCTATGGAGACAGAAATTCGTTTACTTTCTAAGAAAAAAGCTGATGAAGAAGCTATCAATGTGTTTGCAAGTAACATCAGAGAGTTGTTAATGTCTTCTCCATTAGGTGAAAAAACTATTTTGGCTCTTGACCCTGGTTTTAGAACAGGTTGTAAATTAGTTGTTTTAGATAAAAATGGTAAACTTTTACATAATGAAGCCATTTATCCAAATGAACCCCAAAGAGAATTTGCCAAATCCGCTTCTGTTGTCAAAAAGCTTTGTGCTGAATATCAGGTAGAAGCCATTGCAATTGGAAATGGAACTGCAAGTCGTGAAACTGAAGCATTTGCAAGAAGTTTAGAAATCCCAGATACTCATATTATTGTAGTCAATGAAAGTGGAGCATCTATCTACTCTGCTTCAGATGTAGCAAGAGAAGAGTTTCCAGATAAAGATATAACTGTTCGTGGAGCTGTTTCTATTGGTAGAAGGTTACAAGATCCTCTTGCCGAATTAGTAAAAATAGACCCAAAATCTATTGGTGTTGGGCAGTACCAACATGATGTAGATCAAAACGCTCTCAAAAAGAGTTTGGATGATGTGGTGGTTAGCTCTGTAAACCGAGTAGGTGTAGAATTGAATACAGCCAGTAAACAACTCCTTACATATGTTTCAGGTTTAGGCGAAAGTTTAGCTCAAAATATCATCAATTATAGAAATGAGAAAGGTGCTTTCAAAACAAGAGATGAACTCAAAAAAGTACCTCGTTTGGGAGATAAAGCATTTGAGCAGTGTGCTGGTTTCTTGAGAATTAGAGAAGCTCAAAATCCTTTGGATAGTAGTGCAGTTCACCCTGAAGCCTATGCTATTGTGGAACAAATGGCTAAAGATTTGAACTGTACAGTAAAAGATTTAATGCAAAAAGATGATTTGCGTAAACAAATAGATCCTAAGAAATATGTAACTGATAAATTTGGTTTGCCAACATTACAAGATATTATCCAAGAATTGGCAAAACCTGGTAGAGATCCAAGAGCTCAATTTGAAATTTTTGAATTTGCAGAAGGCGTCCACGAAATTTCAGATTTACGAACAGGCATGAAACTCCCTGGCATTATTACTAATGTTACAAAATTTGGAGCTTTTGTGGATATTGGTGTTCACCAAGATGGCTTGGTACATATCAGTGAAGTTGCAGATAAATATGTTTCTGACCCTTCGGAAGTAGTAAAAGTAGGGCAAAAAGTACAAGTAACAGTATTAGAAATAGATACTGATAGAAGGCGTATCGCTCTTTCTTTGCGTGGAGAAGCGAAACCAGAAATGAAAAAATCTGAGAAAAAAGACCTCAAAGACCGTAAAAGTCAAGGAAAAGAAGAAAGTTATGAAGATAAATTAGCAGCTCTGAAAGCTAAATTTGGATAA
- a CDS encoding 4-diphosphocytidyl-2C-methyl-D-erythritol kinase (An essential enzyme in the nonmevalonate pathway of isopentenyl diphosphate and dimethylallyl diphosphate biosynthesis), with translation MLSFPHAKINIGLYITEKRNDGFHNLESCFYPVGWSDVLEVLPSENNYLKISGLQVDGDTSENLCMKALNLLSRDHFIPATSMFLHKVIPMGAGLGGGSADAAFTIKLINQLYNLGLETSQMQEYARLLGSDCAFFIESKPLYCYEKGDKFKDIKLDLKGKYLVLVYPNIHISTKEAYSGVKPQPLSFDLKNFLETNPLNKWKNIIKNDFETHLFEKYPKLSEIKEYLYKQGAIYASMSGSGSTIYGIFEEKPSSLKFEENYTIWQETLK, from the coding sequence ATGCTTAGTTTTCCTCATGCCAAAATCAATATTGGTTTATATATTACTGAAAAACGCAATGATGGTTTCCATAATTTGGAGTCTTGCTTTTATCCTGTTGGCTGGAGTGATGTTTTAGAAGTACTTCCATCTGAAAACAACTATTTGAAAATTAGCGGATTACAAGTAGATGGAGATACTTCTGAAAATTTGTGTATGAAAGCCCTAAATTTATTATCTAGAGATCATTTCATTCCTGCTACATCCATGTTTTTACACAAAGTAATTCCAATGGGTGCAGGTTTAGGTGGTGGCTCTGCTGATGCAGCTTTTACCATCAAACTTATCAATCAGCTTTATAATCTTGGCCTTGAAACCTCTCAAATGCAAGAATATGCTCGTTTATTGGGTAGTGATTGTGCTTTTTTTATAGAAAGTAAACCTCTATACTGTTATGAAAAAGGGGATAAATTCAAAGATATAAAGTTAGATTTGAAAGGAAAATATTTAGTTTTAGTATATCCGAATATTCATATTTCTACAAAAGAAGCTTATTCAGGTGTTAAACCACAACCTTTAAGTTTTGATTTAAAAAACTTTTTAGAAACAAATCCTTTGAACAAATGGAAAAATATCATCAAAAATGATTTCGAGACTCATTTGTTTGAAAAATATCCTAAACTAAGTGAAATAAAAGAATACTTATACAAGCAAGGAGCTATATATGCTTCTATGTCTGGATCAGGTTCAACAATTTATGGAATATTTGAAGAAAAGCCTTCCAGTCTTAAATTTGAAGAAAACTATACGATTTGGCAAGAAACTCTCAAATAG
- a CDS encoding GntR family transcriptional regulator yields the protein MIEIGKYNTLTILRETKVGLYLGLPDENTDPSEDILLPNKYVPEHFVIGNDITVFVYLDHEERPVATTLKPYILLNEFALLRVNYINKFGAFMDWGMEKDLFVPFKEQARPMEQGHLYLIYMYMDEMTDRLVGSSKINQFLDNENITVENGEKVDLIVSHITELGINVIINEKHQGLLYKNEVFEDLRTGDKIVGYIKNIRPDGKIDVSHQPFGMERVDISGQAILDKLKASRGFLKLNDDSDPEDIKTILKMSKKTFKKAIGTLYKQKLIEIKEDGIYLVKE from the coding sequence ATGATTGAAATAGGAAAATACAACACACTTACTATACTACGTGAAACCAAAGTGGGTTTATATTTAGGTTTACCTGATGAAAATACAGACCCCAGTGAAGATATATTACTACCCAATAAATATGTTCCAGAGCATTTTGTAATTGGTAATGATATTACTGTTTTTGTATATCTTGATCATGAAGAAAGACCAGTGGCAACTACTTTAAAACCTTACATTCTATTGAATGAATTTGCTTTACTTAGAGTAAATTACATTAATAAATTTGGAGCTTTTATGGATTGGGGTATGGAAAAAGATTTGTTTGTTCCTTTCAAAGAGCAAGCCCGTCCCATGGAACAAGGACATCTTTATTTAATCTATATGTATATGGATGAAATGACGGATCGTTTAGTAGGTTCTAGTAAAATCAATCAGTTTTTAGATAACGAAAATATTACGGTTGAAAACGGAGAAAAAGTCGATTTGATAGTTTCTCATATTACCGAATTGGGGATTAATGTTATCATCAATGAAAAGCATCAAGGACTTTTGTATAAAAATGAAGTATTTGAAGACCTGCGTACTGGTGATAAAATTGTTGGATATATTAAAAATATACGACCTGATGGTAAAATAGATGTTTCTCACCAGCCTTTTGGAATGGAACGTGTGGATATTTCAGGTCAAGCTATTTTAGACAAACTAAAAGCTAGTCGTGGATTTTTAAAACTGAACGATGATTCAGATCCCGAAGACATCAAAACAATACTCAAAATGAGTAAAAAGACATTCAAAAAAGCAATTGGGACGCTTTACAAACAAAAACTTATCGAAATAAAAGAAGATGGGATTTACTTGGTTAAAGAGTAA
- a CDS encoding transketolase, with translation MKHSVEELKKIASQVRRDIVRMVHACQSGHPGGSLGCADLLVALYFEEMEHNPKPFDMKGDNQDMFFLSNGHISPVFYSVLARSGYFEVSELSTFRRINSRLQGHPTTHEGLEGVRIASGSLGQGLSVAIGVAQGKKLKKDDKLVYVLMGDGEQQEGQIWEAAMYAAHHQVDNLIAVIDYNGQQIDGPVDAVMSLKNLKAKWEAFGWQTLEMDGNNMEDVLKTLDEAKKLTKQGKPTLILMKSEMGFGVDYMMHSHKWHGVAPNDAELEKALAQLEETLGDY, from the coding sequence ATGAAACATTCAGTAGAAGAGCTCAAAAAAATAGCTTCTCAGGTACGTAGAGATATTGTTCGTATGGTTCATGCCTGCCAATCAGGACACCCTGGTGGCTCTTTGGGCTGTGCCGATTTGCTTGTAGCATTGTATTTTGAAGAAATGGAGCATAATCCCAAACCTTTTGATATGAAAGGTGATAACCAAGATATGTTTTTTCTTTCAAACGGGCATATTTCACCTGTATTTTATAGTGTTTTGGCTCGTAGTGGCTATTTTGAAGTTTCCGAACTGAGTACATTCCGTAGAATTAATTCTCGTTTACAAGGACACCCAACCACTCACGAAGGTTTAGAGGGAGTTCGTATTGCATCTGGCTCTTTAGGTCAAGGGCTTTCAGTGGCTATTGGTGTCGCTCAAGGTAAAAAACTAAAGAAAGATGATAAGTTGGTTTATGTATTGATGGGAGATGGAGAACAACAAGAAGGTCAGATTTGGGAAGCAGCCATGTATGCAGCTCATCATCAGGTAGATAATCTTATTGCAGTGATAGATTACAACGGTCAGCAGATAGATGGTCCTGTGGATGCTGTCATGTCTTTAAAGAACTTAAAAGCAAAATGGGAAGCTTTTGGATGGCAAACATTAGAAATGGATGGCAACAATATGGAAGATGTTTTGAAAACATTGGATGAAGCCAAAAAATTAACTAAACAAGGTAAACCAACGCTTATTTTGATGAAATCTGAAATGGGATTTGGTGTAGATTACATGATGCACTCTCATAAATGGCATGGTGTAGCTCCCAATGATGCAGAATTGGAAAAAGCATTGGCTCAATTAGAAGAAACTTTAGGAGATTATTAA